Proteins from a genomic interval of Paenibacillus sp. FSL H8-0048:
- a CDS encoding DUF1835 domain-containing protein — MAEEHGASIEGMEQEYVHILFGMSDAGSLKVALSALGKRETSQVLAFNELFSIGPLSGLDTITGMQNRHLWIMERDENYSLSQHHNQENQLVHMAQTVKARWMR, encoded by the coding sequence ATGGCAGAGGAACATGGAGCTTCAATTGAAGGAATGGAACAGGAATATGTACATATTCTTTTCGGCATGTCGGATGCGGGTTCTTTAAAAGTAGCGCTTAGTGCCCTCGGTAAACGTGAGACAAGCCAAGTTCTGGCTTTTAATGAATTATTCTCAATTGGGCCTTTATCAGGGTTGGACACCATAACCGGAATGCAGAACAGGCATCTTTGGATAATGGAACGAGATGAGAATTACAGCCTTAGCCAGCACCATAACCAAGAGAATCAGCTTGTCCATATGGCACAGACCGTGAAAGCGCGCTGGATGAGGTAA
- a CDS encoding helix-turn-helix transcriptional regulator, with translation MKKVERINIIMRYINNRAHFTLTEIMREFNISRSTAQRDIREIEALGMPLVAEVGRDGGYSVMRNSILPVVRFTDNEVKALFIAFMATRNGQLPYLKSRQSLTEKLLGLISENQQEELVLLNQILLFEGTHPGNPDLLDLSDLPHPMLDKLIRLLLADRYLLLTCREEQQDITYAVYLLRLYQEKSLWLIESFDLDASRKRIIPVDQLTDVIPSPEPKRLSTKKIQEKLSKQQVKNNLVLELGPRAIAQYRKYHPFRVALSYTNPYQTTAILKMDVEVNRMEELKEITNWLLFLGDDLKMKEIPEEVRAELQARVDLFQT, from the coding sequence ATGAAAAAAGTAGAACGGATCAACATCATCATGCGGTACATTAACAATCGTGCCCATTTTACCCTGACGGAAATCATGCGGGAATTCAACATTTCACGTTCGACCGCCCAGCGGGATATCCGGGAAATCGAGGCTCTGGGTATGCCGCTGGTTGCTGAGGTGGGCCGGGATGGCGGGTATTCCGTCATGCGTAACTCTATCCTTCCGGTGGTCCGGTTCACGGATAACGAGGTCAAAGCGCTGTTCATTGCCTTCATGGCGACAAGAAACGGCCAACTTCCTTATCTCAAAAGCCGCCAGTCGCTGACGGAGAAATTACTGGGGCTCATCTCGGAGAATCAGCAGGAGGAGCTTGTTCTTCTCAATCAGATCCTGCTGTTCGAGGGCACCCATCCGGGCAATCCTGATCTGCTGGATCTGTCTGATCTCCCCCACCCTATGCTGGACAAGCTGATCCGGCTCCTGCTGGCGGACCGCTATCTGCTACTCACCTGCCGGGAAGAGCAACAGGATATCACATATGCTGTGTATCTTTTACGTCTCTATCAGGAGAAAAGCCTGTGGCTCATCGAGTCCTTCGACCTGGACGCCTCCAGAAAACGGATCATCCCGGTTGATCAGCTTACGGATGTGATCCCCTCCCCCGAACCCAAGAGGCTGAGCACCAAAAAAATTCAGGAGAAGCTAAGCAAGCAGCAGGTAAAAAACAACCTTGTCCTGGAGCTCGGTCCCCGGGCCATTGCCCAATACCGCAAATATCACCCGTTCCGGGTTGCGCTGTCCTACACCAATCCCTATCAGACTACCGCTATCCTGAAGATGGATGTCGAGGTCAATCGGATGGAGGAGCTGAAGGAGATCACAAACTGGCTGTTGTTCCTGGGCGATGATCTTAAGATGAAGGAAATCCCGGAGGAAGTACGGGCGGAGCTGCAAGCGAGGGTAGATTTGTTTCAGACTTAG
- a CDS encoding lysozyme inhibitor LprI family protein translates to MRKAILTTMLISSLLLAGCGNNEAANGGAAATAETGQAATASPEVTPEVTPEPASEATVEPAPEATAQAPAQTAAPEATPQASAAAGESQRQTYFDKLDKIEEGLSDLKAMSASGVTADMKEAASKEHERWDKALNEIYQELKAQLTEADMAKLKEEQLSWIKERDKAAEEAAAKYKGGTMEGLEYAATLASVTKERCYKLVELYMK, encoded by the coding sequence ATGCGAAAAGCAATTCTGACTACCATGCTCATCTCCAGTCTCTTACTGGCTGGCTGCGGCAATAACGAGGCGGCAAATGGCGGTGCGGCGGCTACGGCAGAGACCGGACAAGCAGCGACGGCAAGCCCGGAGGTTACACCAGAGGTCACGCCGGAACCGGCATCTGAGGCTACCGTAGAGCCCGCACCGGAAGCTACGGCACAGGCTCCTGCGCAGACAGCCGCGCCTGAAGCCACTCCGCAGGCCAGTGCAGCGGCGGGGGAATCCCAGCGGCAGACTTATTTTGACAAGCTGGATAAGATTGAAGAAGGACTAAGCGATCTGAAGGCGATGTCAGCCAGCGGTGTAACGGCAGACATGAAGGAGGCCGCCTCCAAGGAGCATGAACGCTGGGACAAGGCGCTAAATGAAATCTACCAGGAGCTTAAAGCGCAGCTTACCGAAGCCGATATGGCGAAACTGAAAGAGGAGCAGCTAAGCTGGATCAAGGAACGCGATAAAGCAGCAGAGGAAGCAGCTGCCAAATATAAAGGCGGAACGATGGAGGGGCTGGAGTACGCGGCGACCTTGGCTTCAGTAACGAAGGAGCGTTGTTATAAGCTGGTGGAATTGTATATGAAGTAA
- a CDS encoding MFS transporter, with protein MNRLNTPDMTTSHSSVLHNRSFLRLWIARIFSTSAFQMLSVAIGWQMYALTGSAYQLGLVGLAQFLPMLLLTLPAGQTADRYDRRTIVFLCQLTECLIVLMLVLGSIEGWLSAVQLLAAAAVLGACRTFESPASAALVPDIVDREQLPKAAAWSASAMQTAMIVGPSLGGVLVVWGTAAAYLASLAALLVSTVLIFFVKTVHFVKKLDAVSMDTFLSGLRFVFARKIILGTISLDLFAVLLGGATALLPIFAEDILKTGSLGLGLLRSAPAVGAIIVSLILTRYSVERAIGRMLFASLVVFALATMLFGISHSFWLSLFALVLIGGSDVVSVVIRSTLVQVNTPQEMQGRVNAVNSLFIGTSNQLGEFESGTMAGLVGAVPATVIGGVGTLIITVLWMYRFFPVLRTQKTYTAEEI; from the coding sequence TTGAATAGATTGAATACACCGGATATGACTACTTCACACTCATCTGTACTGCATAACCGCTCGTTCCTGCGCCTATGGATCGCGCGGATCTTCTCCACCAGTGCCTTCCAGATGCTGTCGGTGGCGATTGGCTGGCAGATGTATGCGCTGACCGGCAGCGCCTACCAGCTTGGACTGGTCGGGCTGGCCCAATTCCTGCCCATGCTGCTGCTGACATTGCCTGCCGGACAGACGGCTGACCGCTATGACCGCCGAACCATTGTGTTCCTGTGCCAGCTTACAGAGTGCCTCATCGTGCTGATGCTTGTCCTCGGCAGCATCGAAGGCTGGCTCAGCGCGGTCCAACTGCTGGCAGCCGCAGCAGTACTTGGTGCATGCCGTACCTTCGAGAGTCCGGCCTCGGCAGCGCTGGTGCCGGACATTGTGGATCGGGAGCAGCTTCCGAAGGCAGCGGCATGGTCCGCGTCTGCTATGCAGACGGCGATGATCGTGGGCCCGTCGCTCGGAGGTGTCCTCGTCGTCTGGGGTACGGCTGCCGCCTATCTCGCCTCGCTTGCCGCGCTGCTGGTATCTACGGTGCTAATCTTCTTCGTCAAGACCGTCCATTTCGTCAAGAAGCTGGACGCGGTCAGCATGGACACCTTTCTCAGCGGCTTGCGGTTTGTCTTCGCCCGCAAGATTATCCTGGGTACAATCTCGCTGGACCTGTTCGCTGTACTGCTTGGCGGGGCCACGGCACTGCTGCCAATCTTCGCCGAGGATATCCTGAAGACCGGCTCGCTCGGTCTTGGTTTGCTGCGCTCCGCCCCGGCGGTAGGTGCGATTATCGTCTCGCTCATCCTGACCCGCTATTCGGTGGAACGGGCCATCGGCCGGATGCTGTTCGCCTCGCTGGTCGTCTTCGCCCTGGCAACGATGCTGTTCGGCATCTCCCACAGCTTCTGGCTGTCCCTGTTCGCGCTGGTTCTGATCGGCGGCTCGGATGTCGTGAGTGTCGTTATCCGCTCGACACTGGTGCAGGTCAACACGCCGCAGGAAATGCAGGGCCGGGTAAACGCAGTGAATTCGTTATTCATCGGTACCTCGAACCAGCTTGGCGAATTCGAGTCCGGCACCATGGCCGGGCTGGTCGGGGCTGTGCCTGCAACCGTGATCGGCGGAGTGGGCACCCTGATTATTACCGTGCTCTGGATGTACCGGTTCTTCCCGGTCCTCCGTACCCAGAAGACGTATACAGCGGAGGAGATTTGA
- a CDS encoding phage tail protein — MAYTVDFKEVSVQGLESSPVAEALAGLRANEARYFMNKYKHEFTVVPASESQETLDYVNGILSKERGLEFAAKPLQTSRFQVENIRFAYVFYEDGLALNVMYTVDDPKKRAVGFKLSEGMEIPKELADKFKFARQKSKLAGTIRGSFFVIKGEH; from the coding sequence ATGGCGTATACAGTTGATTTCAAAGAAGTATCTGTGCAAGGTCTGGAGTCGTCGCCCGTTGCTGAGGCGCTGGCGGGTCTGCGTGCGAATGAGGCGCGGTATTTCATGAACAAGTATAAGCATGAATTCACAGTCGTTCCGGCCAGTGAAAGCCAGGAGACGCTGGATTACGTGAACGGGATTCTGAGCAAGGAGCGGGGTCTTGAATTTGCAGCCAAGCCACTCCAAACATCGCGCTTCCAGGTGGAGAATATCCGGTTCGCCTACGTTTTCTATGAGGATGGTCTTGCCCTTAACGTGATGTACACTGTGGATGACCCGAAGAAGCGGGCAGTTGGCTTCAAGCTCTCAGAGGGGATGGAGATTCCGAAGGAGCTGGCGGACAAGTTCAAGTTCGCGCGGCAGAAGTCGAAGCTGGCCGGTACGATCCGGGGATCGTTTTTTGTGATTAAAGGGGAGCACTAA
- a CDS encoding GyrI-like domain-containing protein, which produces MAGYTIEEKDSFTVIGLGVDLKSDYTDYAGIYKEKMDFWQAVSDDGRLDLLKGIAANEYVFVVNEAVNGKMMHYAGVMADAAAQIPQEARVIQFPKGEYLVVAGEGATTEELSNTVTGIAFGQALPQAEGYAYVGGPNTAVEMGRRDGSLYGEMWIPVVRN; this is translated from the coding sequence ATGGCAGGGTACACTATTGAAGAGAAAGACAGCTTTACGGTGATTGGTCTGGGCGTTGATCTTAAGAGTGATTATACGGACTATGCGGGGATCTATAAGGAGAAGATGGATTTTTGGCAGGCAGTCAGTGATGATGGCAGGCTCGACTTATTAAAAGGGATTGCGGCGAATGAATATGTGTTTGTAGTAAACGAAGCAGTGAACGGCAAAATGATGCATTACGCCGGGGTAATGGCTGATGCAGCCGCGCAGATTCCGCAAGAGGCCCGGGTGATCCAGTTCCCGAAAGGGGAATACCTCGTAGTGGCAGGAGAAGGAGCGACGACTGAGGAATTAAGCAATACCGTGACGGGCATAGCCTTCGGACAAGCCTTGCCGCAAGCAGAAGGGTACGCCTACGTGGGCGGGCCCAATACGGCTGTGGAGATGGGACGGCGTGACGGCTCGCTGTATGGTGAAATGTGGATTCCGGTCGTCAGAAACTAA
- a CDS encoding TrmB family transcriptional regulator, with protein sequence MIEALRKLGLSDLEARCYLALHGQPPSSGYEVAKQVSVSRSNVYAALRSLVDKGVCRTIEGEPVTFAAIPVRQVVKLLQAEFERTARLLENELTHLPAAPPFFSNWKGDAQVGLAVKRLAANASEEILADIWAEDLHRIEDTLLAAEERGIAVHLMVIGDIPTALSRVIVHSVPAGGPKTSRNFSLLLDKETSLLGSFTRHGQASALESNHPAVLDVLQTSYYHDVVMMRIEQDFALELEARYGKNYSLIFQEHPEMRGRKPAPESEPNPDCLEDDSH encoded by the coding sequence ATGATTGAAGCATTACGCAAGCTCGGCTTATCCGACCTGGAAGCCCGCTGTTATCTGGCGCTGCACGGGCAGCCGCCCTCCTCGGGTTATGAGGTCGCCAAGCAGGTGTCCGTGTCCCGCTCCAATGTATACGCCGCACTACGCAGTCTGGTAGATAAAGGAGTCTGCCGGACAATCGAAGGCGAGCCGGTTACCTTTGCTGCAATTCCAGTCCGTCAGGTCGTCAAGCTGCTTCAGGCAGAGTTTGAGCGCACCGCCCGCCTGCTGGAGAACGAGCTGACCCACCTGCCTGCCGCACCGCCATTCTTCAGCAACTGGAAGGGAGATGCACAGGTCGGTCTGGCAGTAAAGCGTCTTGCTGCCAATGCCAGCGAGGAGATTCTGGCAGATATCTGGGCGGAGGATCTGCACCGGATAGAAGACACACTGCTTGCCGCCGAAGAACGGGGCATTGCCGTCCACCTGATGGTGATAGGCGACATACCTACAGCGCTGTCGCGTGTCATTGTGCATAGTGTTCCGGCAGGCGGGCCGAAGACCTCCCGGAACTTCTCTCTCCTGCTGGATAAGGAGACCTCTCTGCTGGGCAGCTTCACCCGCCACGGGCAGGCTTCTGCATTGGAGAGCAACCATCCGGCTGTGCTGGATGTCCTTCAGACGTCTTATTATCACGATGTCGTGATGATGCGCATTGAGCAGGATTTCGCCCTGGAGCTGGAGGCGCGTTATGGCAAGAATTACTCCTTAATATTCCAGGAACACCCAGAAATGCGCGGGCGGAAGCCAGCCCCCGAATCGGAACCTAATCCAGATTGCTTGGAGGATGACTCCCATTGA